In Verrucomicrobiota bacterium, a single genomic region encodes these proteins:
- a CDS encoding ABC transporter ATP-binding protein — protein METTPSHIPAVSIRDLEKIFPVPLRRRQVVALRGLSLEIAPGSVYGLLGPNGSGKSTTLKILLGLVTATSGTSEIFGVPSSHVASRVDVGFLPENPYFYKFLTGAETIAFYGKLCGLTGSKLKARTTELLDLVGLTEAGDRRVGSYSKGMLQRIGLAQAMVHDPRLLILDEPTAGVDPSGSRQIRNLILQLKARGKTILLTSHLLEQVQEVCDRVGILAKGHMVREGSLDILTGVSGQTEYIIENASPDLQEEIARLAASRGARLITARQPQMDLETVFLQATEAAKPPGV, from the coding sequence ATGGAAACGACTCCCTCCCATATTCCAGCTGTCAGCATCCGCGATCTCGAAAAGATCTTTCCCGTTCCCCTGCGTCGCCGTCAGGTTGTGGCACTGCGCGGTCTCTCCCTCGAGATTGCCCCGGGAAGTGTTTACGGACTGCTAGGCCCCAATGGATCAGGCAAGAGCACCACGCTGAAGATCCTGCTGGGTCTGGTCACCGCCACCTCGGGCACCTCGGAAATCTTCGGAGTGCCGAGTTCACATGTCGCCAGTCGTGTGGATGTCGGTTTCCTACCCGAGAATCCCTACTTTTATAAATTTCTCACCGGTGCGGAAACGATCGCCTTCTACGGGAAGCTCTGCGGTCTTACTGGAAGCAAACTCAAGGCACGCACCACCGAACTCCTCGACCTCGTCGGTCTCACCGAGGCGGGGGATCGCCGCGTCGGGAGCTATTCCAAGGGTATGCTTCAGCGCATTGGTCTCGCCCAGGCCATGGTCCATGACCCTCGCCTTCTGATTCTGGATGAACCGACCGCCGGTGTTGATCCCTCCGGATCTCGCCAAATCCGCAACCTGATCCTTCAGCTTAAGGCCCGCGGTAAGACGATCCTGCTGACCTCTCATCTACTGGAGCAAGTGCAGGAAGTCTGCGACCGCGTCGGCATCTTAGCAAAGGGGCATATGGTTCGGGAGGGCTCGCTCGATATCCTGACAGGCGTCAGCGGACAGACGGAATATATTATAGAGAACGCCTCACCTGATCTCCAGGAAGAGATCGCGCGTCTCGCGGCGTCCCGGGGAGCTCGTCTTATCACAGCCCGCCAACCTCAGATGGATCTGGAGACCGTCTTTCTGCAGGCCACGGAGGCGGCGAAGCCGCCGGGAGTTTAG
- a CDS encoding four helix bundle protein translates to MRDHSKLRAFELADEVTLHVYRITQKFPKEEIYGLTSQMRRAAVSVPSNIVEGCARESETEYLRFLEIAFGSLRELHYQLGLSMRLGYSEALEYSACEAKVIETEKVLSALIRSLRKS, encoded by the coding sequence GTGAGAGATCACTCCAAACTCAGAGCGTTTGAACTGGCTGATGAAGTGACCCTCCATGTTTATCGAATTACACAGAAGTTCCCAAAAGAAGAGATATACGGTCTGACCTCCCAAATGAGAAGGGCAGCCGTTTCTGTGCCTTCGAATATCGTGGAAGGATGTGCTCGAGAAAGTGAAACAGAGTATCTGCGATTCCTCGAAATTGCTTTTGGCTCATTAAGGGAACTTCACTATCAATTAGGCCTATCCATGCGCTTGGGCTACTCCGAAGCACTTGAATATTCTGCCTGTGAAGCAAAGGTTATTGAGACAGAAAAAGTGCTGAGTGCACTGATCCGCTCACTCCGTAAAAGCTAA
- the bioD gene encoding dethiobiotin synthase has product MNFFITGTDTDAGKTFVTALLTRSLRKAGFDTVAMKPISCGEPGDTEALRAAADDELSTEEVTPLSYSAPLAPIEAARLEGRTFNPAEVMQAFHHLRSTHRSLLVEGVGGWLVPLSSTYDAADLAKEMNLPVLLVVRNKLGTLNHALLTLESIKARGLTCAGIVLNNHPSDVADPAREGNGRLLAELSGVPILFEIFPGQTDLELAVA; this is encoded by the coding sequence ATGAACTTCTTCATCACCGGCACCGATACCGACGCGGGAAAAACCTTCGTCACTGCCCTTCTCACCCGCAGCCTTAGGAAGGCTGGATTCGACACCGTGGCGATGAAGCCTATCTCCTGCGGGGAGCCAGGCGATACAGAGGCGCTCCGTGCGGCGGCGGACGACGAACTCTCAACCGAGGAAGTCACACCACTCTCCTACTCAGCTCCCCTCGCCCCGATTGAGGCTGCCCGTCTGGAGGGGAGGACTTTCAACCCCGCCGAGGTCATGCAGGCATTCCATCATCTCCGCAGTACCCACCGTTCCCTTCTCGTGGAGGGAGTCGGGGGATGGCTCGTGCCGCTATCGTCAACCTATGACGCCGCCGATCTCGCCAAGGAGATGAATCTTCCCGTCCTGCTTGTCGTCCGCAACAAGCTGGGCACCCTCAATCATGCCCTGCTCACCCTCGAGTCCATCAAGGCACGCGGACTGACCTGCGCGGGAATTGTTCTCAACAACCACCCCTCCGACGTGGCGGATCCGGCCCGCGAGGGGAACGGCCGCCTCCTTGCCGAACTCAGCGGAGTCCCGATCCTCTTCGAGATCTTCCCGGGACAGACCGACCTGGAACTCGCCGTAGCCTGA
- a CDS encoding histidine phosphatase family protein produces the protein MRSSGPQIVLVRHGETEWSKNGRHTSYSEIPLTLEGERQAAALKQKLSDWDFKLVLCSPYKRAQRTCELAGLLEHAEITEDLTEWHYGDYEGITTKEIRVKDPNWTVFTHPTPNGDSAEQVAERCDRVIARAKAVGDDVVLFAHGHVLRVLIARWLELPPIEGRHFVLQTGMINILGYEHESTVIVSLNAESFRNDPRRDFHSHSTRH, from the coding sequence ATGCGCTCCTCAGGTCCCCAGATCGTTCTTGTCCGCCACGGTGAAACCGAGTGGAGCAAAAACGGCAGACATACTTCCTACAGCGAAATCCCCCTGACATTGGAGGGAGAGCGCCAAGCGGCTGCGCTCAAGCAGAAGCTCTCCGACTGGGACTTCAAACTGGTACTCTGCAGCCCGTACAAGAGGGCACAGCGCACCTGCGAGCTAGCCGGTCTGCTGGAGCATGCGGAGATCACTGAGGACCTGACCGAGTGGCACTACGGTGACTACGAGGGGATCACTACCAAGGAAATCCGCGTGAAGGATCCCAACTGGACCGTCTTCACCCATCCGACGCCGAACGGTGACTCCGCAGAGCAGGTTGCCGAGCGCTGCGACCGGGTTATTGCCCGCGCCAAGGCAGTCGGGGATGATGTCGTTCTCTTCGCCCATGGTCATGTCCTGCGTGTCCTGATAGCACGCTGGCTGGAGCTCCCTCCCATCGAGGGCCGTCATTTTGTGCTTCAGACCGGGATGATCAACATCCTGGGTTACGAGCACGAATCGACGGTCATCGTTTCGCTCAACGCCGAGTCCTTCCGCAACGATCCCCGCCGCGATTTTCATTCGCATTCAACAAGGCACTGA